In Microbacterium sp. zg-Y818, the genomic window GCTGCTGAAAGTCCTGCGTCCGCCGCTACCCACCCGACTGTGGCCCACGATCATGGACCCGGTCTCGGCCGTCGTCGATGCCGTGACGCTCACCCTCTACTACCCGGTCCCGGCCTCTGTCGCCGCGGCCGGTGTGCTGCTGGGGCTGGTGTGGGCGGCGATCGACCGTACCCGCGAGAGTTTCGTCATGGTCGCCTCGTGGGCGATCGGGGTGATTCTGTTCGTCGTCGTCACCTCGTCGCCGTGGGGCAACCTCCGCGACGCGCTCACGGGAAGTTGGTACAACAACTGGCCGCGGCTCGCCGCGCTCTGCGTCGTCGCGGTCGCGCCGCTGGCTGCCTACGGGATCGCCCGCACCGCGCAGTGGGCCGCGGCGCGACTGCGCCTGCGCGCGACGTCGGCCGCTGTGCTGGGTGCCGTCGGAGCGATCGCGCTCCTGGCCGCCGCGCAGCCGGGACTTCAGGCCGCTGCGGATCGGGCACATCACTCCTTCGTGATGAACGCGTCGTCACCGCTGCTGAGCGACGACGAGGCGGCCCTGCTGTCACGCCTGGATGAATCGGTGCCCGAGGGGACCGTCATCGCCGGCAACCCGTACACCGGAGCGGGCCTCGCGTATGCGTACAGCGGTCGACCGGTGCTGATGCCGCACATCCTGATGGACGTGTCAGAGGACATGGCGGAGGTCAACGACGGGCTGCGCGATGCGGACGACGACCCGGCCGTGTGCCACGCCGTGGACGACCTCGACGTGGGGTACGTGCTGGATTTCGGATCGCGTGAGGTGCACGGCGGTGACCATGCGCTGCCCGGTCTGACCGACCTGGAGGATTCCGGAGCGGTGCGTCTGGTGGACCAGCAGGGGGATGCCAGACTCTTCGAGGTCGTCGCCTGCGGTCGGGGGTGACCACGGAGGATGCATCGAATGGTCGAACACAGCAACGCCGAGCGGGTGCTCGTGCTCGTTCCGGCATGGAACGAGGAGCGCAGCGTCGGTCCCACCGTGCGGGAGATCAGGGCGGCGTCGTCCGACTACGACGTGGTCGTGATCGACGACGGATCCGCTGACGACACTGCACGGGTCGCACGGGAGGCCGGAGCCCATGTGCTGTCGCTGCCGTTCAACCTGGGCGTCGGCGGGGCCATGCGCACCGGATTCGCCTACGCGCAGCGCCAGGGCTACGGGCGCGCGATTCAGGTGGATGCGGACGGGCAGCACGACCCCGGCGACATCGTTGCGGTGCTCGGCGGTCTCGCGCGGGCCGATATCGCCATCGGCGCGCGATTCGCCGACGTCGGGGACTACAGCGTGCGCGGCCCCCGCCGGTGGGCGATGGTCGTGCTGGCATCCGTCGTGTCGAAGGTCGCCCGAACCCGGCTCACCGACGTGACGAGCGGCTTCCGGGCCGCCAACGCGCGAGCGATCGAACAGTACGTCCGCTACTACCCGGCGGAGTACCTGGGAGACACCCTCGACTCGCTGGTGGCGGCCGTCCATGCAGGGCTCACGGTGACGCAGGTGCCGGTGGCCATGCGTCCGCGGGCGCACGGCCGTCCGAGTCAGGGGCCCCTCGGCGCAGCCGTATACCTGCTCAGGTCCGTCTTCGCGCTGGGTCTGGCGCTGATGCGACGCGCGGTGCCGCGCCGCCGGGAGCAGGGGAGCGCATCGTGATCGTGTGGATCGGGATCGGCCTGGCACTTGTCACGATCGTGCTGGTCATGTGGATGCTGCTGACGCGGCGTCTGCGCGAGAAGTACGCCGTCATGTGGCTGGTGATCGGCCTCGCGGTGCTGATCGTCGGACTGTTCCCGGGGCTGCTCGACGGCTTGACGCGCGCCCTGGGCGTCCAGCTGCCGTCCAACCTGCTGTTCGGCACGGCGATCCTGCTGCTGCTGGGGGTCGCGCTGCATCTGTCGTGGGAGCTGAGCCTCGCCGAGGACGAGGTGCGGCGCCTCGCCGAGGAATCGGCGATCCTGCGGCTCCAGGTCGAGTCGATCCAGGCCCGGGTCGGCCTGCTCGAGGACCGCGGTCAGGACCCGGAGTCGTCCGACTGAGCCGCGGCGGCTCGGAGGGCGCGGCGCCGGCCGCCGACCAGGGCCCCCGCCCACCAGCTCGCGCGATATTCCATGGCGAACCGCGGCGGGATCACCCCGGCGCGCAGCGCCCTGCGCAGCAGGGCGTCGAGGCGGCGGAATCGACGCTCGTGGCCGAACAGCTCGCCCAGCTGCGGCTCGACCCCGTCGGTGCGCAGGCGCAGCGCGTCGACCATCAGCTGTCGCCAGCCGACGTAGGTCCAGAAGGTCATGCGCGCGATCCCGGCGGCAGAGGACGACCCTTCGTAGCGGCGCGCCTGGGCCGTGACGTTTCGCACCGAGGCCGCCAGGCTCGCGGGGCCGAGTGCGCTGGGGTCGCCGTAGACGTTGGAAGCGTGCTGCACGTAGTCCTGCAGCACCGTGTCGACGACGCGGGTGCCGCGGTGCGCACCGGCGACAACCGCCAGCCAGTGGTCGTGCGTGGCCACGCGCGTCGACGCGCGGGGGAAAGGCAGTGCCGTATCCAGGATCGCGCGGTCGAAGACGCAGAAGGACCCGGTGAACTGGTTGAACAGCACGGTGTCCGCCGCGTCGGTGTCGCGCCGGTCGGTGCGGCCGGTCACTGCGTCACCGGGGTACGTGGTGAGCCGGGCTTGACCCGACACGAGGGAGACGTCGGCGAGGTGGGGAAGCAGGGCCGCGAGCTTGTCGGCATCCCATCGGTCGTCCTGGTCGCACAGGGCCACCCAGGCGGTCGCCTCGGACACCTGGCGCAGGCCGCGCTCGAAGTTTCCGTAGAAGCCCCGCCGTGTGCCGTCGCCGACGAGGCGGAACCTGGCGTCGTCGCCGACCGCCGCGCGCAGCACCGGCTCGACCTCGGCAGGGTCGCCGTCGACGGAGATGATGCACTCCCAGTCGGCCACGGTCTGGTCCCGCAGCGACAGCAGCTGGCGCCGGAACAGCTCGGCGTCGGGGCGGTACGCCGCCAGCACGATCGCGCCGCGTCCGTGAACCATCTGCCCGCCCTCCCGGCCGCCCGGTGGCGGTCCAGCGAGTCAGGATAGTCTAGGTCCGCCATGCCCCTGTCTCGCGACCACTGCGCCCGCCCTCACCCCGGCGCCCGCTCCGACCGTCTCCAGGGGCGTCGGTGACCGCCGCCGTCGTCTGGGCGGTGGTGTCGACGTACCGCCCCGGCCCCTCCGCCGTGGAGGCGATCGCGTCCGTGCGAGGACAGGTCGACGGGGTCATCGTGGTCGATGACGGCTCCGGAGAGGACTCGACGGCGACGCTGGACCGGCTGCGCGAACTCGGAGCGCACGTGACCGCCTCCGACGCGAACGTCGGCATCGCCGCCAATCTGAACCGCGGCATGCGCATCGCCCACGCGCGCGGCGCAAGCCATGTCCTGACCCTCGATCAGGATTCCGTCGTGCCCGAGGGATTCGTGGCCGGCTTGCGTGAGGGCGCGGAGAAGGTCGTGGATGAGTGGCTCGGCGCGGCCGTCCCGGAGTACTTCGCCGACGTCCGCCAGGCCACAGCGCCGCCGGACGCCGATGGGCTGGCACCGGCCGCGAACGTCATCCAGTCGGGCATGCTCATCCCGCTGCGCACGATCCAGGCGGTCGGCGACCTGCGGGAGGACTTCTTCATCGACCTGGTCGACACCGAGTTCGAACTGCGACTGCGGCGCCGGGGCTACCGCGTCGTCGCCGTCGCGGGCCTGCGGCTGGGGCATGCGCTGGGCACGAAGTACGACCGGCGGCTGTTCGGCCGTCCCGTGCGCGTCCCGGGCATCCCCCCGGAAGTGACGCTCAGCACCCCGTTCCGCTACTTCTACCGGGTGCGCAACCGGCTCGTGCTCGATCGTGAGTACTTTCGCAGCGCGCCCGCCCAGATCGTGCGGGACA contains:
- a CDS encoding glycosyltransferase, which translates into the protein MVHGRGAIVLAAYRPDAELFRRQLLSLRDQTVADWECIISVDGDPAEVEPVLRAAVGDDARFRLVGDGTRRGFYGNFERGLRQVSEATAWVALCDQDDRWDADKLAALLPHLADVSLVSGQARLTTYPGDAVTGRTDRRDTDAADTVLFNQFTGSFCVFDRAILDTALPFPRASTRVATHDHWLAVVAGAHRGTRVVDTVLQDYVQHASNVYGDPSALGPASLAASVRNVTAQARRYEGSSSAAGIARMTFWTYVGWRQLMVDALRLRTDGVEPQLGELFGHERRFRRLDALLRRALRAGVIPPRFAMEYRASWWAGALVGGRRRALRAAAAQSDDSGS
- a CDS encoding glycosyltransferase family 2 protein, with translation MTAAVVWAVVSTYRPGPSAVEAIASVRGQVDGVIVVDDGSGEDSTATLDRLRELGAHVTASDANVGIAANLNRGMRIAHARGASHVLTLDQDSVVPEGFVAGLREGAEKVVDEWLGAAVPEYFADVRQATAPPDADGLAPAANVIQSGMLIPLRTIQAVGDLREDFFIDLVDTEFELRLRRRGYRVVAVAGLRLGHALGTKYDRRLFGRPVRVPGIPPEVTLSTPFRYFYRVRNRLVLDREYFRSAPAQIVRDTLLDAVHFVNALALARPRRALARIYRAALFAAVRGRMGPMPAPLRTLAATVRWDAPLMSEGDR
- a CDS encoding glycosyltransferase family 2 protein — its product is MVEHSNAERVLVLVPAWNEERSVGPTVREIRAASSDYDVVVIDDGSADDTARVAREAGAHVLSLPFNLGVGGAMRTGFAYAQRQGYGRAIQVDADGQHDPGDIVAVLGGLARADIAIGARFADVGDYSVRGPRRWAMVVLASVVSKVARTRLTDVTSGFRAANARAIEQYVRYYPAEYLGDTLDSLVAAVHAGLTVTQVPVAMRPRAHGRPSQGPLGAAVYLLRSVFALGLALMRRAVPRRREQGSAS
- a CDS encoding DUF2304 domain-containing protein — its product is MIVWIGIGLALVTIVLVMWMLLTRRLREKYAVMWLVIGLAVLIVGLFPGLLDGLTRALGVQLPSNLLFGTAILLLLGVALHLSWELSLAEDEVRRLAEESAILRLQVESIQARVGLLEDRGQDPESSD